The Lolium perenne isolate Kyuss_39 chromosome 6, Kyuss_2.0, whole genome shotgun sequence genome segment AGTCTCACAATAGTTTCACTTGATAGTTCAAATTTTAGGCTGGTTTAGGAGTAATATTGATCTGTTTTGGCTTGCTCTTCTTTCAAGGATTGATTTATGTATGATTCCTTTGTGAACCTTTTGAGCTTAAAATAGTATCTCACACATAGGAAAAAATCTTTGTCTACCAATACTCCTATCGTATGCATCGGAGCTGATTATGGTGATCCTTAGGCATTTATTTTTGGAAAAAAGTTGTGTACAGTATCAATACTTTTTTTCCGAACCATGCAGTATCAGTATTTCCAGGAAAACTGATGATGACACCCTATTTTCTTCATGAAAAATGTTGACACTGTCGTATCATGCCCTAAAACACGTCCAGTTGTTTTATGCCTGTGTGATAATAATACCGGTTTAGCACTTGAGGAAACACTTGCCTTGAGTGGTAAAAAGGCTTACATTTCGGAATAGAGGCAATAGTATTTACTTTTCTGTTCAGCTTTATTCCTGTCCATGGTATATATATGGATGTCCTGAAATCAGAGAACCAGATGAGATTGGTTGTTCgtcacatatagatgatcttacaGTAAATAGCTTCAGAAGTTTTATGCCTGTCACCGCCATTTCTCATCAAATCTATGTTTGTTTTCTCCTTCGGATATGTGCCTGCGCATTATATTTCTCTTCTTTTGATATAGCTACTACCTTTCTGTATATGGCAAACTGTTTACCCTTTTTGTTTTCCTTTTCCAATGCAGTGCTGCTGTGGCTCCTGGTAGCCGTGAGCGTGAAGCTGGGGCGCCCCCACATCGGCCGCAACGCCTTGGAGCTGATGGAGCAGCGGCTGGCCAAGGACGACTTCCCCGAGTACTATGATGGGCGGGCGGGGCGGTACGTTGGGAAGCAGGCGCGCAAGTTCCAGACATGGTCGGTCGCGGGCTACCTGGTGGCTAAGATGCTCCTggacgatcccaccaagatcggcATCGTCAGCCTGCCGGAAGATGGCCAAATCCGGGAGCCCGTCCTCAAGCGCAGCAACTCCTTTCCCTGAAGCAAAACATTGACACTGCAAGTAAAGTACAAGGTTTAACTTCGTTCTGATGGAGAGATAGAGGAGGTACATTACATACGTCGCACGGTTGCTGCCAAGTTGGCGTGACAGGTTGAAACACATTTGCATAGATCGCTGTGTTTGGAGAGCAAGCTTTTTTTTCGTTGTTGTCTCGCTGTCACTTGTTACGGTAGAAAGAAATATTGGTAGGATCGAGGAAATGGTGAGGATTTGCTTGTGCATGCACTGGTTCACCAGATAACTCTATGGCCGGTGAAAGCAAGTTTTAGTGTAAGTAGTTATTCGCATGCACGGATTTTGGGCGGACATAGATGTAGTTGTCCAGTGGTTTACTGGTGGAATGATGGATGATGCTGAGTGTTCTTGGATGATACATGATACATAGATGCAGTACATTGTTGGCTGTTTGTCTGTGTGTGTTCATAGTCAAGAAATGGCTGGTTTTGGGATGGTGACGTGTGTGGGTTACTCGCTGTACCGCCTGCTTGTTGATCAGTCCTTTCTAGTCTTCCGTGTGTTGGCTGCTCGCCCCGCCGGGATGTCGTTGCCACTTGGACAGTACTCCGGATGTTACAACTATGATAGAGAATCGACGTTGATGAGCATCGAGGTGAAAATGTGAAATAGACAGTCTGGCATAGGGGTGCGCTCAAGTGTTGAAACATGTGATCGCGCTGCTCGCAGCATGCACTTGCACCTAGCATTAGGCTGGTGTCAATGCATAGCCTcactctcacccgccacgtcagcttttttcctcactctcaccccactcttacCCCACGGTGCCAGTGTACATGCTATAGTGCTACCTTTACTTCTCTTTCCTCCAcgtcagcttttctctctcctcgacatcagcatttcattttcagattacaacaatataaataatgcaaggaaattatgttattgaactaaaattgttaccgattacatcataaaatAGTGCCAGCTCTGTTTAAATTTTTGTGCAAAAAGCCCCTCAAAATTTGGCTCAAAACACCCTAAAATGCCAAATCctaccatgtttttatttttcctaAGCAAATCCTAAAGtccagggggttttctgcaaaaccATCTTCTTCTCCACGCACGCAGCCAAGCTGCTGCTTGCCGACGCCGTGGCCGTCGATGGCGCTGGGGACGGCAGCGATTCCGgcccctccctctcgccccgcctCTCGCCCCCCTCTGCCAGCGCGCCGCCCCGCCTCTCGCCCCTCTCTCGCCTCGCTGTCGCCCCCAGCGCGGGCGGTagccgggcggcggcggcggtaccGCCGGCGCCAGCCCCAGCGCCCCGCGCTCGCGTCCCGCCCCACTcccgcccgcctctcgcccgGCGGCGGGCGTTACCGCCCCGCCTAACGTCtccattggcaccagccttagcaTATTCGGTGGACGAGCACACTAGTTGGTTCGTGGACGGCACGAATGAGGTAGAGTAGAAGAATTGTGCGTTCATTACAACATGCTATCTTCGTTCAAGTAATAAAACGCCAAATCGTGTTTTTTTGTTTTCTTCGATAGAGGATATTTTATTGATTCAACTatcacagtatgttgtgcaatacAACCTCAAAGGACGAGTTTGGTTACTCGCAAGGTTGTTTTCCGCATCTGGTGGGGCAAAAAACGCACGCTTGCTTGACCACGAAATTTTTTCTTCTTGTATAACACGGTTTTTAAAAGCAGCTCATCGGTGCTAAAACCTTGGCCCGCGTGGAACGCTTGATTTTTGCGTTTCCGCGAGCGCAAGGGTGGGACTTTATAGGTAACCATGCATCTAATTTGGTTTATCTTAATCCTTCTCTAATCTATATAACAATGGTTCGATTCGAGATGAGCTTTACATGAAAATGATGTGTCTCGATGTTGCGAATCCATTCCCATAACCAGTTTGGAGTTTCGTCGAGTTTTTGATTGTATATTTCATGTTTCCTGTGGAGCTTTTTTTGTCGAATTTTGTCAAATTCGTGCGACATGGTCGCCTGTTTAAAATTTTCTTGGAGGAGTAAGGCGTGTCCCACGAATTTGATAAAATTCATCCAAATAAGCTCCAGAGGGAACACGAAACCATGTTTTAAACACTCAACGAAACTATTAACCAATCATGAGAATGAAATCACAATGTCGAGATGCATGTTTTTCATGTACACTTTATCTCGAATCGAACAATGGTTGTGTAGATTAGAGTGGATTAAAATGAATTAGTTTGGTTAAACACAATGCACTCAAAGCCTCATGCTACTAGTAACTAATCCTCTTGTATGTTTTTCTTCCACGGCGTGCAAATGGATTTGTTGGTATCCAACAGTAGTGCATAAAGAGGCCCAAATCAAGTTTCCACTCATACTATTTCTAGCAGGCTAAATTGCACTATTACGGAATAAACCCATGCGAGCAACCAAGCTCACCCAAGGAGTTCTAATAACCGGTCTATGTATAACAATATATACACTGTACAAATTGTCCCTTCGTGTTCAAGGAGAATTAGAAGAATTTTCAGACAGTGTAGAATGAAAAGGTGGAAGTTCTAATTAGCCTAAGAGTGTCTCCAGCAGCGCCCTATTTTTAGCACTCGAAGACCATTTGGGTGGACCAACTATTTTATAAGCACCCATTTTGGCTATCttcttatctttttttttttttttttgagaataggCTATCTTCTTATCATTCTTCTTATTTTGCATCCTCGTTGTTTTTATTACACATGTCTCAAACCATACTGGAAAATATCCATCGGACCACATTGCTCATCCAAATGCACAAAATTAACCGAAAAATGTACCTTGTAGGCTACAAGTTGCACGTCTTGTCTCTGTGTTTGAGGCCGGGGGGAGGGGCAGAGCAATAGAGCTCCGGCAAAGGTTGAGGTCATGTCAATGCGAGATCGTGCACAATCCATGGCAGAGGGCTATGGGAGCCAGAGGGAAGGGGTGTCAAAATATTCTTCTAGGAGAAGTAGATGAGAAATTAGGAGCTATGTCGAAGGAAGTAGGGGCTCTTAGACAATTTGGGTGCCTAAATACTCTGGATTCATGTAAAGAAGGCCTACAAGGCATGTATAATGCATTAATTTAGCACGTAGGATGATTAATGAGTTATAAGAAGGTGAAATAGGAAGCTTATCTTCTTTTAACGGGCATGGACAATAGAGTAACGGCAGCTTCTCTTATGCTTGCAACGTCGGTTTTTTTTAAGGAGAGAGAATCAGAAAAGATAAGGTTTCCTTTCATTAGCTAAGAGGTCATCTCTTATGAAGTAACAGAAGGATATTTTCTTTATTGTACCATTTGTCTCCCCTAACGGATTTTTTCCAAAAATTAATTAATTCTCATTTATTCCTAGGGATGGCGATAAGAGATAATGTATTTTGCCACCTATATATACTTCCTCCATTTCTTGATATAATCCATATAAATTTTTACAGGGAAATTAAAAAAACGCACGTTGAGAAAAAAATTACTCTATGTTTAGGTGAGATTACAACTAAACAAGTAACGTGAGAGAATAGGGGACTTTGCATAAGATAAGGAAACATAACAATCCTTTAAGAAAAATTCGAGACAAAGGATACAACCCTAGCTTATATCTATATGGCTTATATTATGGATTTTTTTTCTCAAAAACTATATAGTTTATATCtacaaacggagggagtattgttTTCTCTAAATAACATAGATGGCTAAGAGAAGCCATGTCTTACCTACAATTGTACATGCCTTCCCTAATCCCTATCATTATACATGCTACCTTAATAGGGAAGATAAGACGGTGCTTCCATTGTACAAAATGTTACCTCTTAGTTATATATTTTCTGGTTTAATTTGAACACAGCAAATTTTAGCAGCATGAAAACGTTAACCTACTGTATAAAGTTTTCTTTGTCTTATCTAAAATgccatattgccatgcaacacaaGAAAATATCGCCTCATCGACCATTGTACAGGCGTAGGCATTTTTAGAGTTCGGCCGATCGTAGCCCGTCCACGCAGGCAGCCACGTCAGCGGCTCGTCCGCCAGCTCAGCAAAAAAGGCAAAGAATAAGGCCCGCACTCTGACACGCACCCGCACTGCGTCCTCCAACCCTCTCTCGCTCGCTCTATCCTCAAAGGCGAAGAAGGGGATAGAGTGAGGAGCTCACTTCAGCTCAGCTCAGCAGCCAAGCCCAAGAACCTCATGGCCATGGCGACCTCCACCTTCTCCCCCCACCCGCTCCCGCTCAAGCCCCAGCTCGGGCCCAAGCCCCACCGCCTCCACCTCGCCCCCTTCCCGCGCCTCCACGCCCAccgccgcctcgccgccgccgccggggagGCCCCCGTCGAGGCGCCGCCCAAGCCGGAGGCCGCGGATCCCTCCCCGGCTGCCTCGAACGGCTCCGCTGCTCCGGCCCCGGCCAAGGCCAAGGTCAAGGTTGAGGCGGTGGAGGCGGTGGCTTCGCCCAAGTTCCAGGACTCGAGGTGGGTGAACGGGACCTGGGACCTCAGCCGGTTCGGGAGCACGGGCGGCGCCGTCGATTGGGACGCCGTCATAGACGCCGGTGAGACTACTTACTAATGGCCCCCTTcccttcccttcatgacgctcccTATAGCAGTCGACAGTAGCTAAGCATATTGGTAGCATTTCATGTTCCATCCGGATCCAGATGGGTTTGCTCGTCTGCCAATAGAATAAGTGCACGTAGTATTTGCTTGAGGATTCTAGAAATAGAGTAAGTACATTTGTGTGTGCTGTTGTTGTTAAATGGCGTATGATGGATGAGAGCAGCGCCCTTTCGAAGTTGAGGAAATCGCGAATTAGGTATCGGTCTGATTTGCTAGTGTTCTTGACGAGATAATGTTCAGGACGATGCAGGTTGAATGAGAAGGATTTGCAAGTTGCAACTATGTGACATGCTCTCTCCATGGGTTTGTAAACCAATGGGAGCATGTTGCACATTCTCCATCTTCCGCGGATTTTTGCACGGTTTCGATGTCCCGATATGCATTGCTCCATTTCCGAAGGAGTGTTTTTAGATGGAACTTTTTTTGACAACTTAGACGGTTCCCATTGAGAAATCGCTACTTTATGTAAACGAGCTCTCAGGTAAAAGTTCTAACTAGAGTTTGAACTGGTTTCAAAGTACAAATAGATATATTCTCTTAACTAATTCCAAATTGCTCTACATTGCAGCTGTTTTGCATTCatgttgcttttttttttttgcaagaacTAACCTGAACAAAGTTTGTACATATGTGGCATGTGACAGTGAGCACTTGTAATCATGCAGCAGTTTTTTTGACACTTGTATGTGCTGCAGTGAACAGAACAAACATTGCATTCCCTGACAATCATATGAGACTGAATGGCATCTTTGTCTGTTTCCAGAGGCCAGGAGGAGGAAATGGCTTGAAGATTCCCCAGAGGCAAGCAGCAGTGATGACGCTGTTGTTTTTGACACTTCGATtatcccatggtgggcatggatcAAGCGTTTCCATCTCCCTGAAGCCGAGAAGCTAAATGGTTGTTATTCTTGAATGCTTTCCTTTAACTATGTGTTTTCAAATCATTTCAAACCACGGGTGCAAACTTTCCGGTATGGCAAAGTACACAAAGAACAGATATGTTCATATCTAGCTACATCTTCACATTTTCACATCTTCACATCTTCTAATTGTGGTGTAACCAATGTCTGTGCAGGACGTGCTGCCATGGTTGG includes the following:
- the LOC127308610 gene encoding light-harvesting complex-like protein 3 isotype 1, chloroplastic, coding for MAMATSTFSPHPLPLKPQLGPKPHRLHLAPFPRLHAHRRLAAAAGEAPVEAPPKPEAADPSPAASNGSAAPAPAKAKVKVEAVEAVASPKFQDSRWVNGTWDLSRFGSTGGAVDWDAVIDAEARRRKWLEDSPEASSSDDAVVFDTSIIPWWAWIKRFHLPEAEKLNGRAAMVGFFMAYFVDSLTGVGLVDQMGNFFCKTLLFVAVAGVLLVRKNEDIDNLKKLIDESTFYDKQWQSTWQDDSPSGPKK